The Nicotiana tabacum cultivar K326 chromosome 14, ASM71507v2, whole genome shotgun sequence genome contains a region encoding:
- the LOC107794758 gene encoding uncharacterized protein LOC107794758 yields MGKKEQINVHKDKERVQAVLQLLKKQAPLTVKQEKFCNSGCVERFLKVKGENVKKAAKQLRNCLAWRDSLGTDYLIADEFSAELAEGAAYVSGHDDDSRPVVIFRIKQDYQKFHSQKLFTRLLVFTLEVAIQTMAKSVEQFVVLFDASFFRSASAFMNILLASLKIIADYYPGRLHKAFVIDPPSLFSYLWKGVKTFVDLASLTMVVSSLDFEESLEFNDFTAYPRAASLRFNPSSIPCSSGKIGSCSSSRFSFTVSHHFDSVKPWYLSLTDTSSAKVGPTTTPAISPLNARSYSFASPIARTPRGNIKKGFFPSTPLPQKTQELDPSEIRHPRATTSTRLSFFQSPAMFFKKDNNNCHISKCRESFQPFLKFYRRPYDEMIYRSKMRPPLGGLISIVSPHIRRRHMSLSQRF; encoded by the exons ATGGGAAAGAAAGAGCAGATCAACGTGCACAAAGACAAAGAAAGAGTTCAAGCTGTTCTTCAACTGCTCAAAAAACAAGCTCCTCTCACTGTTAAACAG GAGAAGTTCTGTAACAGTGGTTGTGTAGAGaggtttttgaaagtgaaaggTGAAAATGTCAAGAAAGCTGCTAAGCAGTTGAGGAACTGTCTTGCCTGGAGAGACTCTTTAGGCACTG ATTATCTTATTGCTGATGAATTCTCTGCTGAGCTAGCAGAAGGGGCAGCTTATGTTTCTGGTCATGATGATGATTCTAGACCTGTTGtg ATTTTCCGGATCAAGCAAGATTACCAGAAATTCCACTCACAGAAACT GTTTACTCGGTTGCTGGTGTTTACACTGGAGGTGGCAATTCAAACCATGGCCAAAAGTGTTGAACAATTTGTTGTTCTCTTTGATGCCA GCTTTTTCAGGTCAGCATCAGCTTTTATGAACATTTTGTTGGCTTCACTCAAAATTATTGCCGATTATTATCCAGGACGACTCCACAAAGCTTTTGTCATTGATCCTCCTTCACTTTTCTCTTATCTTTGGAAG GGTGTTAAGACGTTTGTTGATCTAGCATCATTAACAATGGTGGTATCATCACTTGACTTTGAGGAATCATTGGAATTCAATGACTTCACTGCTTATCCAAGAGCTGCATCTCTCAGATTCAATCCTTCCTCCATACCTTGTTCATCTGGCAAGATTGGATCCTGCTCTTCTTCAAGATTTTCCTTCACTGTCTCACACCATTTTGACTCGGTCAAGCCATGGTATTTATCTTTAACTGACACGTCATCAGCTAAAGTTGGCCCCACTACTACTCCAGCCATCTCACCCCTCAATGCTAGGTCCTACTCATTTGCATCACCCATTGCTAGGACTCCACGTGGCAACATCAAGAAAGGGTTCTTCCCTTCTACTCCTTTGCCACAAAAAACTCAAGAGTTGGACCCGTCAGAAATTCGCCATCCTAGGGCTACTACGAGTACGAGGCTATCATTTTTTCAATCTCCAGCCATGTTCTTcaagaaagataataataattgcCATATCAGTAAGTGTCGTGAATCATTCCAGCCTTTTTTGAAGTTCTATCGAAGGCCGTATGATGAGATGATTTATAGGTCGAAGATGAGACCACCACTAGGTGGACTTATATCTATCGTCTCTCCGCACATCAGGCGTCGACACATGTCCCTCTCTCAACGCTTTTGA